From the Meriones unguiculatus strain TT.TT164.6M chromosome 12, Bangor_MerUng_6.1, whole genome shotgun sequence genome, one window contains:
- the Klhl9 gene encoding kelch-like protein 9 has translation MKVSLGNGEMGVSAHLQPCKAGTTRFFTSNTHSSVVLQGFDQLRIEGLLCDVTLVPGDGDEIFPVHRAMMASASDYFKAMFTGGMKEQDLMCIKLHGVNKVGLKKIIDFIYTAKLSLNMDNLQDTLEAASFLQILPVLDFCKVFLISGVSLDNCVEVGRIANTYNLIEVDKYVNNFILKNFTALLSTGEFLKLPFERLAFVLSSNSLKHCSELELFKAACRWLRLEDPRMDYAAKLMKNIRFPLMTPQDLINYVQTVDFMRTDNTCVNLLLEASNYQMMPYMQPVMQSDRTAIRSDSTHLVTLGGVLRQQLVVSKELRMYDERAQEWKSLAPMDAPRYQHGIAVIGNFLYVVGGQSNYDTKGKTAVDTVFRFDPRYNKWMQVASLNEKRTFFHLSALKGHLYAVGGRSAAGELATVECYNPRMNEWSYVAKMSEPHYGHAGTVYGGLMYISGGITHDTFQNELMCFDPDTDKWTQKAPMTTVRGLHCMCTVGDKLYVIGGNHFRGTSDYDDVLSCEYYSPTLDQWTPIAAMLRGQSDVGVAVFENKIYVVGGYSWNNRCMVEIVQKYDPEKDEWHKVFDLPESLGGIRACTLTVFPPEENPGSPSRESPLSAPSDHS, from the coding sequence ATGAAGGTGTCTCTCGGCAACGGCGAGATGGGCGTCTCTGCCCACTTGCAGCCTTGCAAGGCAGGAACTACTCGGTTTTTTACCAGCAACACGCACAGTTCTGTCGTGTTGCAAGGCTTTGATCAGCTCAGAATAGAAGGGCTGCTTTGTGACGTGACTCTCGTACCTGGAGATGGAGATGAAATCTTCCCGGTTCATAGAGCCATGATGGCGTCCGCTAGTGATTATTTCAAGGCCATGTTCACAGGAGGAATGAAAGAACAAGATTTAATGTGCATTAAGCTTCATGGGGTGAACAAGGTTGGTCTGAAGAAAatcattgattttatttatacTGCAAAACTGTCTCTTAATATGGACAATCTTCAGGACACTCTTGAAGCTGCCAGTTTCCTGCAAATCCTACCGGTTTTGGATTTTTGTAAAGTATTTCTTATATCAGGCGTTTCTTTAGATAACTGTGTTGAGGTTGGACGGATTGCTAACACCTACAATCTTATAGAAGTGGATAAATACGTCAATAATTTCATCCTGAAGAACTTTACTGCCTTGTTGAGCACTGGGGAGTTTCTAAAGCTCCCCTTTGAACGGCTTGCCTTTGTGCTTTCCAGCAACAGTCTCAAGCACTGTTCTGAACTTGAACTCTTCAAGGCAGCCTGCCGCTGGTTGAGGCTGGAAGACCCTCGGATGGACTATGCTGCAAAATTGATGAAGAACATTCGATTTCCACTGATGACGCCACAGGACCTCATCAACTACGTGCAGACAGTAGATTTCATGCGAACAGACAATACCTGTGTGAATTTACTTTTGGAAGCAAGCAATTACCAAATGATGCCATATATGCAGCCAGTAATGCAGTCAGACAGAACTGCCATTCGATCTGATTCTACTCATTTGGTTACCTTGGGAGGAGTTTTGAGGCAGCAGCTAGTTGTCAGTAAAGAATTACGGATGTACGACGAAAGGGCTCAGGAATGGAAATCGTTAGCCCCCATGGATGCTCCTCGATACCAGCATGGCATTGCTGTTATTGGAAATTTCCTTTATGTAGTTGGTGGTCAGAGTAATTATGACACAAAAGGAAAAACTGCCGTTGACACAGTTTTCAGATTTGACCCTCGGTATAATAAATGGATGCAGGTGGCATCATTAAATGAAAAGCGCACATTCTTTCACCTGAGTGCCCTCAAAGGACATTTGTATGCAGTTGGTGGGCGCAGTGCAGCTGGTGAACTTGCTACAGTAGAATGTTACAAcccaagaatgaatgaatggagctATGTTGCAAAAATGAGTGAACCCCACTATGGCCATGCAGGAACAGTGTATGGGGGCTTAATGTATATTTCAGGAGGAATTACGCATGACACTTTTCAAAATGAGCTCATGTGTTTTGACCCGGATACAGACAAGTGGACACAGAAGGCTCCCATGACTACAGTCCGAGGGCTGCACTGCATGTGTACAGTTGGTGACAAGCTGTATGTCATTGGTGGCAACCACTTCAGAGGAACAAGTGATTATGATGATGTTCTAAGCTGTGAATACTACTCGCCAACTCTTGACCAGTGGACACCAATTGCTGCTATGCTAAGGGGTCAGAGTGATGTTGGAGTTGctgtctttgaaaacaaaatttatgTTGTTGGTGGATATTCTTGGAATAACCGTTGCATGGTGGAAATTGTCCAGAAATACGACCCAGAAAAAGACGAGTGGCATAAAGTTTTTGATCTTCCAGAGTCACTTGGTGGCATTCGGGCTTGTACTCTCACAGTTTTTCCACCTGAAGAAAACCCTGGGTCACCTTCTAGAGAATCACCTCTTTCAGCACCTTCAGATCATTCTTAG